One region of Bombus affinis isolate iyBomAffi1 chromosome 3, iyBomAffi1.2, whole genome shotgun sequence genomic DNA includes:
- the LOC126914251 gene encoding gastrula zinc finger protein XlCGF7.1-like codes for MNLKIRTITSVDCTTKKLKIEPSRSNKIEATISKKQTEPLLECDFCGKQFNRKSFLASHMKQHRHRCKTCNQTFGLRKDLKQHSEQVHGPVLYPCSICEYKSNNRWTLKDHFIRKHTSRFDYSCAVCGKQFKIKNDMVQHAKQMHSNASPIICTVCGHACKSVPSLKSHMKYKHYKTAYQCNLCKRCMTTQKNLEQHLLWHKRKEKVVCQTCGKTFGQKRDLDLHLRIHEGIRPFSCPVCGKKFPRRTAQEQHILIHTGQRPYTCDICGQKFAQKPGLICHRKRHPGPLPQLPVISVRKIIADFTQGLNDAAMEKKN; via the coding sequence ATGAACTTAAAAATTCGCACTATAACATCCGTAGATTGTACAACGAAAAAGTTGAAAATCGAACCAAGTCGAAGCAACAAAATTGAAGCAACAATCTCGAAAAAACAAACTGAACCTCTATTGGAGTGTGACTTCTGTGGCAAACAGTTCAACCGGAAGTCGTTTCTAGCGTCGCACATGAAGCAACACAGACATCGCTGTAAAACTTGCAACCAAACATTCGGGCTAAGAAAAGACTTGAAACAGCACTCGGAGCAAGTTCATGGTCCTGTACTATATCCGTGCAGTATCTGTGAATATAAAAGCAACAACAGGTGGACACTGAAGGATCATTTCATTCGAAAGCACACCAGCAGGTTCGACTATTCGTGTGCAGTCTGTGGAAAACAATTCAAGATCAAGAACGACATGGTGCAGCACGCGAAGCAAATGCATAGCAACGCATCTCCAATTATTTGCACAGTTTGCGGTCACGCATGCAAGAGCGTGCCTTCCTTGAAGTCTCACATGAAATACAAGCACTACAAGACTGCGTACCAGTGTAATTTGTGCAAACGTTGTATGACGACGCAGAAAAACCTGGAGCAACATCTGTTGTGGCACAAGAGGAAGGAGAAAGTGGTTTGCCAAACTTGTGGCAAGACTTTTGGTCAAAAGAGGGATCTGGACCTTCATTTGAGGATCCACGAAGGTATCAGGCCGTTCTCTTGCCCGGTTTGTGGCAAGAAGTTCCCGAGAAGAACTGCTCAGGAGCAACATATTTTGATACACACGGGTCAAAGACCGTATACTTGTGATATTTGTGGACAGAAGTTTGCGCAAAAACCGGGACTGATCTGTCACAGGAAGCGACATCCTGGACCTCTGCCACAGCTCCCTGTGATCTCCGTTAGAAAGATCATCGCGGATTTTACTCAGGGACTGAACGATGCCGCGATGGAGAAGAAGAATTAG
- the LOC126914778 gene encoding gastrula zinc finger protein XlCGF62.1-like, translated as MLNAHVKKSHTPKTISCTECSFMGVNATDVERHTKRHHREMKFTCEICSENFVDKDSLMTHTTMHNFMQFQQCNACGTTFNDAYSLKEHNRLYHYDPTTLIQEKLEADSPQNTTEHKCDVCGKVYKYKSVLKQHKVKAHGDMPNYERRRYLCALCGKELKTAKGLEIHNRSHTGEKPYTCEVCGKCFACETLLRTHNVTHTGERKYSCDQCGKAFTQRSTLVVHKRYHTGERPYVCPRCGKGFVTRTVLNTHMKSCR; from the exons ATGCTGAACGCCCATGTGAAAAAATCTCACACTCCTAAAACGATTTCCTGCACTGAATGCAGTTTCATGGGGGTGAATGCGACTGATGTGGAAAGACATACGAAACGACATCATCGAGAAATGAAGTTCACCTGTGAAATCTGTAGCGAGAACTTCGTAGACAAGGATTCTTTGATGACACACACAACTATGCATAACTTTATGCAGTTTCAACAATGTAACGCTTGTGGTACTACGTTCAACGATGCGTACAG CCTAAAGGAACACAACCGTTTGTACCACTACGATCCAACAACGTTGATTCAAGAGAAGCTCGAAGCTGACAGTCCGCAGAACACCACGGAGCACAAATGCGACGTCTGTGGGAAGGTTTACAAGTACAAATCGGTCTTGAAGCAACACAAAGTGAAAGCTCATGGTGATATGCCAAATTACGAAAGACGCCGATATTTATGCGCTCTTTGCGGGAAAGAATTAAAAACCGCAAAAGGCCTCGAAATTCACAATCGATCGCACACCGGCGAAAAGCCTTATACCTGCGAAGTGTGTGGCAAGTGTTTCGCCTGTGAAACATTGCTCAGGACTCATAATGTCACACACACTGGCGAGAGAAAGTATTCTTGCGATCAGTGTGGCAAAGCTTTCACGCAGAGATCCACGTTGGTCGTGCATAAACGTTATCATACCGGCGAACGACCGTATGTTTGTCCTCGATGTGGTAAAGGTTTCGTCACCAGGACTGTCCTGAACACTCACATGAAATCCTGTCGTTGA